A part of Streptomyces sp. NBC_01451 genomic DNA contains:
- a CDS encoding bifunctional metallophosphatase/5'-nucleotidase, producing MPLNRRKFLTKSAVTGAGVALTSAVVAPAAQAAEARKPVKPVKRYSLTVMGTTDLHGHIFNWDYFKNAEYSDAKGNAQGLARISTLVEQVRKEKGRCNTLLLDAGDTIQGTPLTYYYAKVDPITAKGGPVHPMAQAMNAIGYDAVALGNHEFNYGIETLRKFESQCRFPLLGANALDAKTLKPAFPPYFMKTFQVKGAPPVKVAVLGLTNPGIAIWDKAYVQGKLTFPGLEEQAAKWVPKLRSMGADVVVVSAHSGSSGTSSYGDQLPYVENSAALVAQQVPGIDAILVGHAHTEIAELKVTNTATGKTVVLSEPLAYAERLSLFDIELVFEKGKWAVESVAATVRDSKTVADDPRITKLLKDEHDVVVAYVNQVVGTATDTLTTVEARYKDAPIIDLITRVQEDVVRAALVGTSYASLPVIAQASPFSRTSEIPAGEVTIRDLSSLYVYDNTLVAKLLTGAQVRAYLEYSAQYFVQTAADAVIDVEKLTNAANRPDYNYDYVSGLTYDIDIAQAAGSRIRNLAYNGAALDDAQQFVFAVNNYRANGGGAFPHVASAPELWSESTEIRTRISEWVTAKGVLDPKEFASVDWRLTRDGTPVF from the coding sequence ATGCCGTTGAACCGCCGGAAGTTCCTGACGAAGTCCGCCGTGACCGGGGCGGGGGTGGCGCTGACCAGTGCTGTCGTGGCTCCGGCGGCGCAGGCCGCGGAGGCGAGGAAGCCCGTGAAGCCGGTGAAGCGGTACTCCCTGACCGTGATGGGCACGACCGACCTGCACGGTCATATCTTCAACTGGGACTACTTCAAGAACGCGGAGTACTCCGACGCGAAGGGCAACGCGCAGGGGCTGGCCCGTATCTCGACGCTGGTGGAGCAGGTCCGCAAGGAGAAGGGGCGTTGCAACACGCTGCTGCTCGACGCGGGTGACACGATTCAGGGCACTCCGCTGACGTACTACTACGCGAAGGTCGACCCGATCACCGCCAAGGGTGGTCCGGTGCACCCGATGGCGCAGGCGATGAACGCCATCGGATACGACGCGGTGGCGCTCGGCAACCACGAGTTCAACTACGGCATCGAGACGCTGCGCAAGTTCGAGTCGCAGTGCCGTTTTCCGCTGCTGGGTGCGAACGCGCTGGACGCGAAGACGCTGAAGCCGGCGTTCCCTCCGTATTTCATGAAGACGTTCCAGGTGAAGGGTGCTCCGCCGGTCAAGGTGGCGGTGCTGGGGCTGACGAACCCGGGTATCGCGATCTGGGACAAGGCGTATGTGCAGGGGAAGCTGACGTTCCCGGGTCTGGAGGAGCAGGCGGCGAAGTGGGTGCCGAAGCTGCGTTCGATGGGCGCGGATGTGGTGGTGGTGTCGGCGCACTCGGGGTCTTCGGGGACTTCTTCGTACGGTGACCAGTTGCCGTACGTCGAGAACTCGGCGGCGCTGGTGGCGCAGCAGGTGCCGGGTATCGACGCGATTCTGGTGGGGCACGCGCACACGGAGATCGCGGAGCTGAAGGTCACCAACACGGCGACCGGGAAGACGGTGGTGCTGTCGGAGCCGCTGGCGTACGCGGAGCGGTTGTCGCTGTTCGACATCGAGTTGGTGTTCGAGAAGGGCAAGTGGGCCGTCGAGTCGGTGGCGGCGACGGTGCGTGACTCGAAGACGGTCGCGGACGACCCGAGGATCACCAAGCTGTTGAAGGACGAGCACGACGTGGTGGTGGCGTACGTCAACCAGGTGGTCGGTACGGCGACGGACACGTTGACGACGGTGGAGGCGCGTTACAAGGACGCTCCGATCATCGACCTGATCACGAGGGTCCAGGAGGACGTGGTGCGGGCGGCGCTGGTGGGGACGTCGTACGCGTCGCTGCCGGTGATCGCGCAGGCGTCGCCGTTCTCGCGGACGTCGGAGATCCCGGCCGGCGAGGTGACGATCCGGGATCTGTCGAGTCTGTACGTGTACGACAACACGCTGGTCGCGAAGTTGCTGACGGGCGCGCAGGTGCGGGCGTACCTGGAGTACTCGGCGCAGTACTTCGTGCAGACGGCGGCGGACGCGGTGATCGACGTGGAGAAGCTGACGAACGCGGCGAACCGGCCGGACTACAACTACGACTACGTGTCGGGTCTGACGTACGACATCGACATCGCGCAGGCGGCCGGTTCGCGGATCAGGAACCTGGCCTACAACGGTGCCGCGCTGGACGACGCCCAGCAGTTCGTGTTCGCGGTGAACAACTACCGTGCCAACGGCGGCGGGGCGTTCCCGCATGTGGCGTCGGCGCCGGAGCTGTGGTCGGAGTCGACGGAGATCCGTACGCGGATCTCCGAGTGGGTGACGGCGAAGGGTGTGCTGGATCCGAAGGAGTTCGCGTCGGTGGACTGGAGGCTGACGCGCGACGGTACGCCGGTGTTCTAG
- a CDS encoding SIMPL domain-containing protein translates to MTSSPEHPTAVPYGTPDAPRIAVRGEAHLEVDPEIARIGITVGARGTDRRSALDDLTRRNATVLDLVKSYGEAVERLETGAFSIAPELTKHGRGERVRAYHGRVHLTAELTDFTALGELTSKLADLDLTGVDGPWWALRPDSPAHRDARRQAVREAVQRAREYAEALGTSLAALVELADVGAEAAQPMEYGVQSRSLRRAAFAGAQAADEAAPLDLEPQRQQVYAQVNARFTMVPPQL, encoded by the coding sequence ATGACCTCCAGCCCGGAGCACCCCACCGCTGTCCCCTACGGCACCCCGGACGCTCCCCGCATCGCCGTCCGCGGCGAAGCCCACCTCGAAGTCGACCCCGAGATCGCCCGCATCGGCATCACCGTCGGCGCCAGGGGCACGGACCGCCGCTCGGCACTGGACGACCTCACCCGCCGCAACGCCACCGTCCTGGACCTCGTGAAATCCTACGGCGAGGCAGTCGAACGCCTGGAAACAGGAGCCTTCTCCATCGCCCCGGAACTCACCAAACACGGCCGCGGAGAACGCGTCCGCGCCTACCACGGCCGCGTCCACCTCACCGCCGAACTCACCGACTTCACCGCCCTCGGCGAACTGACCAGCAAACTCGCCGACCTCGACCTCACCGGAGTCGACGGCCCCTGGTGGGCCCTGCGCCCCGACTCCCCGGCCCACCGCGACGCCCGCCGACAAGCGGTACGGGAAGCGGTACAACGAGCCCGCGAGTACGCCGAAGCCCTGGGCACCTCGCTCGCGGCCCTCGTGGAACTGGCCGACGTGGGCGCCGAGGCCGCACAGCCCATGGAGTACGGAGTCCAGTCCCGCTCCCTCCGCCGCGCGGCCTTCGCCGGCGCACAGGCCGCGGACGAGGCCGCACCGCTCGACCTGGAACCACAGCGGCAACAGGTCTACGCACAGGTGAACGCCCGCTTCACGATGGTGCCGCCACAACTGTGA
- the pyk gene encoding pyruvate kinase, protein MRRAKIVCTLGPATDSYDQIKALVDAGMDVARFNLSHGSYAEHEVRYQHVRKAADETGRSIGLLADLQGPKIRLGRFTEGPVLLERGDTFTITVEEGVEGTQQTCGTTYAGLATDVTPGELVLVDDGKVCLEVTAVDGPRVHTRVVEGGVISDHKGLNLPGVAVSVPALSDKDEADLRWALRTGFDVIALSFVRSGRDIDDVHRIMDEEHHRLPVIAKVEKPQAVEAIDDIVAAFDGIMVARGDLGVEMPLEQVPIVQKRAIKLAKRNAKPVIVATQMLDSMIENSRPTRAEASDVANAVIDGTDAVMLSGETSVGKYAIETVRTMAKIVEAAEEDILAKGLPPLTERNKPRTQGGAVARAAAEMGDFLGAKFLVAFTQSGDTVKRLSRYRSPIPLLAFTPDPATRSQLTLTWGVETFLGPHVDSTDAMVDQVDELLLKYGRCQKGDVVVITAGSPPGVSGSTNLVRVHHIGEDDSPK, encoded by the coding sequence ATGCGTCGAGCAAAGATCGTCTGTACCCTGGGCCCCGCCACCGACTCGTACGACCAGATCAAAGCACTGGTCGATGCCGGAATGGACGTGGCCCGCTTCAACCTCAGCCACGGCAGCTACGCCGAACACGAGGTGCGTTACCAGCACGTCCGCAAAGCCGCCGACGAAACCGGCCGCAGCATCGGCCTCCTCGCCGACCTTCAAGGCCCGAAGATCCGGCTCGGCCGCTTCACCGAAGGCCCCGTACTCCTCGAACGCGGCGACACCTTCACCATCACCGTCGAAGAAGGCGTCGAAGGCACCCAGCAGACCTGCGGAACCACCTACGCGGGCCTCGCCACCGACGTCACCCCCGGCGAACTCGTCCTCGTCGACGACGGCAAGGTCTGCCTCGAAGTCACCGCCGTCGACGGACCCCGCGTCCACACCAGAGTCGTCGAAGGCGGAGTGATCTCCGACCACAAGGGCCTCAACCTCCCCGGCGTGGCGGTGTCCGTCCCCGCCCTCTCCGACAAGGACGAGGCAGACCTGCGCTGGGCGCTGCGCACCGGCTTCGACGTCATCGCGCTGTCCTTCGTCCGCAGCGGACGCGACATCGACGACGTCCACCGCATCATGGACGAGGAACACCACCGCCTCCCGGTCATCGCCAAGGTCGAGAAGCCGCAGGCGGTCGAAGCGATCGACGACATCGTCGCCGCCTTCGACGGCATCATGGTCGCCCGCGGCGACCTCGGCGTCGAAATGCCCCTGGAACAGGTCCCCATCGTCCAGAAGCGCGCGATCAAACTGGCGAAGCGCAACGCCAAGCCGGTCATCGTCGCCACGCAGATGCTCGACTCGATGATCGAGAACTCCCGCCCGACGAGGGCGGAGGCGTCCGACGTCGCCAACGCGGTCATCGACGGCACGGACGCGGTGATGCTGTCCGGCGAGACGAGCGTGGGCAAGTACGCCATCGAGACGGTCCGCACGATGGCGAAGATCGTCGAGGCGGCCGAGGAGGACATCCTCGCCAAGGGCCTGCCCCCGCTGACGGAACGCAACAAGCCCCGCACCCAGGGCGGCGCCGTGGCCCGCGCGGCGGCCGAGATGGGCGACTTCCTCGGCGCGAAGTTCCTGGTGGCGTTCACCCAGTCCGGCGACACGGTGAAGCGCCTCTCCCGGTACCGGTCCCCGATCCCGCTCCTGGCCTTCACCCCGGACCCGGCGACCCGGTCACAGCTGACGCTGACATGGGGCGTGGAGACCTTCCTGGGCCCGCACGTCGACTCCACGGACGCGATGGTCGACCAGGTGGACGAGCTGTTGTTGAAGTACGGGCGGTGCCAGAAGGGCGACGTGGTGGTGATCACGGCCGGCTCGCCGCCCGGAGTATCGGGGTCCACGAACCTGGTGCGGGTACACCACATCGGCGAGGACGACAGCCCCAAGTAG
- a CDS encoding transcriptional regulator — protein MYDIGTRKRALVLVGQGRSLNSVSKETGISRAAIRSWQHRIEPRTRIGLPCPRCEDPPRPPEDQAAYAYLLGLYLGDGCISAHQRGVYFMRVVLDKAWPGVVDACEKALRAVRPDNSVCRVNRKGCLAVTSSSKHWPCLFPQHGPGKKHDRRIALEPWQQDIVDAHPWAFIRGLIHSDGCRITNWTTRLVAGERKRYEYPRYFFSNKSDDIRRLFSDTLDKVGVQWTTLARGSDPFNISVARKASVALMDTHVGPKH, from the coding sequence ATGTACGACATTGGCACACGTAAGCGAGCCCTGGTGCTGGTGGGTCAGGGACGCAGCCTGAACTCCGTCAGCAAGGAGACGGGGATATCCCGGGCCGCAATCCGCAGTTGGCAACACCGCATCGAGCCTCGCACCCGCATCGGTCTGCCCTGCCCCAGGTGCGAGGACCCACCACGTCCGCCCGAGGACCAAGCTGCGTACGCCTACCTGCTGGGCCTCTACCTCGGTGACGGCTGCATCAGCGCTCATCAACGAGGGGTCTACTTCATGCGCGTCGTCCTGGACAAGGCATGGCCTGGTGTTGTCGACGCATGCGAGAAAGCGCTTCGCGCAGTGCGCCCGGACAACAGTGTGTGCCGGGTGAACAGGAAAGGCTGCCTCGCGGTCACCAGCTCAAGCAAGCACTGGCCGTGCCTCTTTCCTCAGCACGGCCCCGGCAAGAAACACGACCGCCGCATCGCCCTGGAGCCCTGGCAACAGGACATCGTCGACGCGCACCCCTGGGCATTCATCCGCGGCCTCATCCACTCCGACGGCTGCCGGATCACCAACTGGACCACTCGCCTGGTCGCCGGTGAGCGCAAGCGCTACGAGTACCCCCGGTACTTCTTCTCCAACAAGTCCGACGACATCCGCAGGCTCTTCAGCGACACCCTCGACAAAGTCGGCGTCCAATGGACCACCCTCGCCCGAGGCAGTGACCCCTTCAACATCTCCGTCGCCCGCAAAGCCTCCGTGGCCCTGATGGACACCCACGTGGGCCCCAAGCACTGA